The following are encoded together in the Campylobacter devanensis genome:
- a CDS encoding tRNA nucleotidyltransferase/poly(A) polymerase family protein, whose product MLVSTIGYQISQNSDFDELKKLLLNHTKRAYLVGGSVRDAILGIGSKDYDIEIYDITPDKFDALMQECGAVGVGKSYFVYKLKNYDLSLPRTESKSGYGHKGFSVEYCNDERIASARRDFTINSIMVNIFSGEVLDFWGGVSDLMAKRLRVTNPKTFSDDSLRVLRGVQFAARFDLVCNSDSLKIMQKIDISDLSANRIYLELEKFFIAKFKRRAMELLSELGLDLKLFGVEFDERFIQQISNKIHTHKASFLYHLINYYAIDGKSLISRLALPNCYSISYKQPFLRRVSKFELLKIALDMPLYQWLGLDSKARIKMAKDLGIYDFKFSPHIDTTIIKTTGKAYGDELKRLKIEAIKDYLNDCN is encoded by the coding sequence TTGCTAGTATCGACAATAGGCTATCAAATCTCTCAAAATAGCGATTTTGACGAACTTAAAAAATTACTTTTAAACCATACAAAACGAGCCTACTTAGTTGGCGGATCGGTGCGTGATGCTATACTAGGAATTGGCTCAAAAGATTATGATATTGAGATTTACGATATTACGCCAGATAAATTTGATGCCCTGATGCAAGAGTGCGGTGCTGTAGGTGTGGGTAAGAGCTATTTTGTCTATAAGTTAAAAAACTATGATCTAAGTCTGCCACGAACTGAATCTAAAAGCGGATATGGTCATAAGGGTTTTAGTGTAGAGTATTGCAATGATGAACGCATAGCTAGCGCACGCAGAGATTTTACAATAAATTCAATTATGGTAAATATATTTAGCGGTGAGGTATTGGATTTTTGGGGTGGCGTGAGTGATTTAATGGCTAAAAGATTAAGAGTTACTAACCCTAAAACTTTTAGCGATGATAGTTTACGAGTACTTCGTGGAGTTCAGTTTGCTGCTAGATTTGATTTGGTTTGTAATAGCGATAGTCTTAAGATTATGCAAAAAATAGATATAAGCGATTTAAGTGCTAACCGCATATATTTAGAGCTTGAAAAGTTTTTTATAGCTAAATTTAAAAGACGTGCAATGGAGTTACTTAGTGAGCTTGGGCTAGATTTAAAGCTTTTTGGCGTGGAGTTTGATGAGCGATTTATACAACAAATTTCAAATAAAATTCACACTCACAAGGCTTCATTTTTATACCATTTAATTAACTATTATGCTATTGATGGCAAATCTCTTATATCTAGACTTGCTTTGCCAAATTGCTATTCTATATCTTATAAACAGCCATTTTTAAGGCGAGTAAGTAAATTTGAACTACTTAAAATCGCCCTTGATATGCCGCTTTATCAGTGGCTTGGGCTTGATAGCAAGGCTAGAATTAAGATGGCAAAGGATTTGGGAATTTATGATTTTAAATTTTCACCGCATATTGATACTACTATTATCAAGACAACTGGCAAGGCGTATGGTGATGAGCTAAAAAGGCTTAAAATAGAGGCTATAAAGGATTATTTAAATGATTGCAATTGA
- a CDS encoding GatB/YqeY domain-containing protein, which produces MSVKAQILNDIKAAMKAGNSFERDTLRMINSAFKQIEVDERVELDDARIFTILQSEIKRRNDSATQYKNGGRDDLAQKELGEIEIISRYLPKQLSDDELKAKISELIAQNSLNGIKDLGALMKLAKETIGSACDGKRMSEAAKKALS; this is translated from the coding sequence ATGAGCGTAAAAGCACAAATTTTAAATGATATAAAAGCAGCGATGAAAGCTGGAAATAGTTTTGAGAGAGATACCTTGCGTATGATAAACTCGGCATTTAAGCAGATTGAAGTTGATGAGAGAGTGGAGCTAGATGATGCTAGAATCTTTACAATTTTACAAAGCGAGATTAAGCGTCGCAATGACTCAGCCACGCAGTATAAAAACGGCGGTAGAGATGATTTAGCACAAAAGGAGCTTGGCGAGATAGAGATAATCTCTAGATATCTACCAAAACAGCTTAGCGATGATGAATTGAAGGCGAAAATATCAGAGCTGATAGCGCAAAATAGCTTAAATGGGATTAAGGATTTAGGTGCATTGATGAAGTTAGCCAAAGAGACTATCGGCTCTGCTTGCGATGGTAAGCGTATGAGCGAAGCGGCTAAAAAGGCACTTTCATAA
- a CDS encoding Ppx/GppA phosphatase family protein, translated as MIAIDLGSNTIRACKMRRLGSGNFECEYSFERIVGSARGLSHTGLAIDAMERIRTAVAQLCTEASFSSSIAVATEAFRQASNSSEFFRDIRAEFGIEFNIISGEVEAYLTRLGVENRAKILNLDLKDSLLIDLGGASTEISFGEISRSFSFGIITALESNKRAEISMAIEFIKQFKFNNIILTSGVPTTVAALKQGLNYTNYRADLINGVQIKNTDLNWAANLLKTTPNKDELVGKNRADLIVKGCEILSNLVGFNPCIVIDDGLREGLFITKKLNLKEIK; from the coding sequence ATGATTGCAATTGATCTTGGAAGCAACACGATTAGAGCCTGTAAAATGCGTAGATTGGGTAGTGGGAATTTTGAGTGTGAGTATAGCTTTGAGCGGATAGTTGGTTCAGCTCGTGGGCTAAGCCATACTGGATTAGCCATAGATGCTATGGAGCGCATTAGAACAGCAGTGGCTCAGCTTTGTACTGAGGCGTCATTTAGCTCTAGTATAGCAGTAGCGACTGAGGCTTTTAGACAAGCGTCAAATTCTAGCGAATTTTTTAGGGATATTAGAGCTGAATTTGGTATTGAATTTAATATTATTAGTGGTGAAGTTGAAGCATATTTAACTCGTTTAGGTGTAGAAAATCGTGCTAAAATTTTAAATCTTGATCTAAAAGATTCTCTTTTAATCGATCTTGGTGGAGCTAGTACAGAGATTAGTTTTGGCGAGATAAGTCGTAGTTTTAGCTTTGGGATTATCACAGCTCTTGAGAGTAATAAGAGGGCTGAGATATCAATGGCTATAGAGTTTATTAAGCAGTTTAAATTTAACAATATTATTTTAACTTCTGGCGTACCTACAACAGTTGCAGCGCTTAAGCAAGGGTTAAATTATACTAATTATAGAGCAGATTTGATAAATGGAGTGCAGATTAAAAATACAGATTTAAACTGGGCGGCAAATTTGCTAAAAACTACACCAAATAAAGATGAGCTAGTAGGTAAAAATCGTGCCGATTTGATTGTTAAAGGGTGTGAGATTTTATCAAATTTAGTAGGGTTTAACCCGTGTATAGTGATTGATGATGGTTTGCGAGAGGGTCTTTTTATAACAAAAAAATTAAATTTAAAGGAGATAAAATGA
- a CDS encoding type I restriction-modification system subunit M has translation MSESALIGKVWNYASILRDSGVSYTDYVSQITYLLFLKMDDEREKFLGVASLLPSHCKWQNLSNLDGSELETAYTNALNTLSKQSGIVGTIYQKAQNKINEPAKLKRLVSLIDNETWLGLDVDVKGAIYEGLLQKNATETKGGAGQYFTPRAIIKAIVSVMKPQIGMSINDPACGTGGFLLEAYEYMRASSKDKTKLENLKTKALSGTDISPLVTSLCAMNLYLHDIGGDESPVKTSDSLLSLGDQRYDMVLTNPPFGKKSSTKIMGDDGSVNTQSESYERDDFIVSTSNKQINFLQHIMSVLKIGGKAAVVLPDNVLFEGGAGEKVRQRLLKDFNLHTILRLPTGIFYAQGVKANVLFFDKLTPSNEPKTTQVWVYDLRTNQNFTLVENPLNDESLADFIQCYGDNLAQRKQSERFKCFNIDEILKRDKTNLDISWIKEQSVINSENIATPDEILEEIKADIAAALGELEQIKV, from the coding sequence ATGAGCGAAAGTGCGTTAATAGGCAAGGTATGGAATTACGCTAGTATATTAAGAGATAGTGGAGTTAGCTATACAGATTATGTAAGCCAAATTACCTATTTGTTATTTTTAAAAATGGATGATGAGAGAGAGAAATTTTTGGGCGTTGCGTCGCTTTTGCCCTCTCATTGTAAATGGCAAAATTTGTCAAATTTAGATGGAAGTGAGCTAGAAACTGCTTACACCAATGCCTTAAACACTCTATCAAAGCAAAGTGGTATAGTAGGCACTATATACCAAAAAGCTCAAAATAAAATCAACGAACCAGCCAAACTAAAACGGCTAGTAAGCTTAATAGATAATGAAACTTGGCTAGGCTTAGATGTAGATGTCAAAGGGGCGATTTATGAAGGGTTATTACAAAAAAACGCCACCGAAACCAAAGGCGGAGCGGGACAATATTTTACCCCAAGAGCAATAATCAAAGCCATAGTAAGCGTGATGAAGCCACAAATTGGTATGAGTATAAATGACCCAGCGTGTGGAACTGGCGGATTTTTGCTAGAAGCGTATGAGTATATGAGGGCTAGTAGTAAAGATAAAACCAAGCTAGAAAATCTAAAAACAAAAGCACTAAGTGGCACCGATATTTCGCCACTAGTTACTAGTCTATGTGCGATGAATTTATATCTACATGATATAGGCGGTGATGAGAGTCCAGTAAAAACAAGCGATAGTCTTTTAAGTCTAGGCGATCAAAGATACGATATGGTACTGACAAATCCACCTTTTGGCAAAAAATCATCTACCAAAATTATGGGTGATGATGGCAGCGTAAATACTCAAAGCGAAAGCTATGAAAGAGATGATTTCATAGTAAGCACTTCTAATAAACAGATAAACTTTTTGCAACATATAATGAGCGTGTTAAAAATTGGTGGTAAAGCAGCTGTTGTTCTGCCTGATAATGTGCTATTTGAGGGCGGAGCTGGCGAGAAAGTGAGGCAACGACTTTTAAAGGATTTTAATCTACATACGATTTTGCGTCTGCCTACTGGGATTTTTTATGCGCAGGGAGTAAAGGCAAATGTGCTATTTTTTGATAAATTAACTCCAAGTAATGAGCCTAAAACTACTCAAGTATGGGTATATGATCTAAGGACAAATCAAAATTTTACTCTTGTAGAAAATCCACTAAATGATGAGAGTTTGGCTGATTTTATCCAATGCTATGGCGATAATCTAGCTCAAAGAAAACAAAGTGAGAGATTTAAATGCTTTAACATAGATGAGATATTAAAGCGAGATAAAACAAATCTCGATATATCGTGGATAAAAGAACAAAGCGTAATAAATAGCGAAAATATAGCAACTCCAGATGAGATATTAGAAGAGATAAAAGCAGATATCGCTGCGGCGCTGGGTGAGCTTGAGCAGATTAAGGTTTAA
- a CDS encoding SIMPL domain-containing protein (The SIMPL domain is named for its presence in mouse protein SIMPL (signalling molecule that associates with mouse pelle-like kinase). Bacterial member BP26, from Brucella, was shown to assemble into a channel-like structure, while YggE from E. coli has been associated with resistance to oxidative stress.) yields the protein MLNLLFKSLFALAVLIVFIAGVVFDAKFLSQNQFSDKELKFNRTITQSVEFIPDQFSANISLESTNALRTKDQIAPNELEIITATLDKALKLAKDSQICKASTYSINPSYSYNDGARIITGQLINFDIGCKFDKNSIDKYDNLITQLNTLLKNNEFISINLPAITPSVSDAISTQNNELLHIKVLNNAMQKAQLYSNELGKNCVLNSVDFTGTSHPAVYANLKSTQTPIESKHTQTLSATATYNCK from the coding sequence ATGTTAAATCTTCTTTTTAAGTCGCTTTTTGCTTTGGCTGTGCTTATAGTATTCATCGCTGGTGTGGTATTTGATGCTAAGTTTTTATCTCAAAATCAGTTTAGCGATAAAGAGCTTAAATTTAATCGCACAATTACACAGAGCGTGGAGTTTATTCCAGATCAATTTAGTGCAAATATTAGCTTAGAATCTACAAATGCTTTACGTACCAAAGACCAAATAGCTCCAAATGAGCTAGAAATTATCACTGCTACACTTGATAAGGCGTTAAAATTAGCCAAAGATAGTCAAATTTGTAAAGCTTCTACCTACTCAATAAATCCAAGCTATAGCTACAACGATGGTGCTAGAATCATCACCGGACAGCTTATAAACTTTGATATTGGATGTAAATTTGATAAAAATAGCATTGATAAATATGATAACTTAATTACTCAATTAAATACGCTATTAAAAAACAATGAGTTTATAAGCATTAATCTACCAGCCATAACTCCATCAGTATCAGATGCCATATCAACACAAAATAACGAGCTACTACACATTAAAGTATTAAATAACGCTATGCAAAAAGCACAGCTTTACTCAAATGAGCTTGGTAAAAATTGTGTATTAAATAGCGTTGATTTTACCGGAACTAGCCACCCAGCAGTATATGCGAACCTAAAATCAACCCAAACGCCAATAGAGTCTAAACATACCCAAACCCTATCGGCAACAGCCACATATAACTGCAAATAA
- a CDS encoding CiaD-like domain-containing protein has protein sequence MRLEDIAKLTIDEVNAQLQGTSSAVAKNGFIVEEASDNDESNELRREFDFNQEPRQTMQPQFKAQTIAQKEAAKKNAMEIKEMLASRVASMDTSEPLRSRPQPKPQLQPQAQTRPQAQKNLGSSEMLYLQGLKERIGVLFEGLNSADSSNREFRMDMTIKFLEFMLASIDNRLSNLSK, from the coding sequence ATGAGATTAGAAGATATTGCCAAGCTTACTATTGATGAGGTAAATGCTCAACTACAAGGCACAAGCAGTGCTGTGGCTAAAAATGGCTTTATCGTTGAAGAAGCAAGCGATAATGATGAATCTAATGAGTTAAGGCGTGAGTTTGATTTTAATCAAGAACCTCGTCAAACTATGCAGCCCCAGTTTAAAGCTCAAACTATAGCGCAAAAAGAGGCTGCTAAGAAAAATGCTATGGAGATAAAGGAGATGCTAGCTTCTAGAGTCGCATCTATGGATACTTCAGAACCATTAAGATCAAGACCGCAGCCAAAGCCGCAACTCCAACCACAAGCCCAGACAAGGCCACAAGCACAAAAAAATCTTGGATCAAGCGAGATGTTATATCTACAAGGGCTAAAAGAGAGAATTGGCGTGCTATTTGAGGGGCTAAATAGCGCTGATAGTAGTAATAGGGAATTTAGGATGGATATGACGATTAAATTTTTGGAATTTATGCTTGCTAGTATCGACAATAGGCTATCAAATCTCTCAAAATAG